A genomic window from Vagococcus sp. CY52-2 includes:
- the cutC gene encoding choline trimethylamine-lyase has product MDIKEFSAKLAEATKELSTEEQQALMKMFASVSDDITKTDSVDLTFVSGNHTEIPNGVTPRLEALKENYLKQKPTITTHKARVMTEIARENPGMPKNILRSKSFKKSCETAPLVIQDNELIVGAPNGAPRAGSFSPDIAWRWMEEEIDTISSRPQDPFYISDEDKRIMKEELFPFWKGKSIDEYCEDQFREAGVWEISGESFVSDCSYHALNGGGDSNPGYDVILMKKGMLDVQKEAQEQLDKLSYDNPGDIEKIYFYKSIIETAEGVMIYARRLSEYAAQLAAKETNPQRKKELQKISEINARVPAHKPETFWEAIQAVWTIESLLVVEENQTGMSIGRVDQYMYPFFKNDIETGRMSEYEAFELAGCMLIKMSEMMWITSEGGSKFFAGYQPFVNMCVGGVTREGYDATNDLTYLLMDAVRHVKVYQPSLACRIHNRSPREYLKKIVDVVRAGIGFPACHFDDTHIKMMLAKGVSIEDARDYCLMGCVEPQKAGRLYQWTSTAYTQWPICIELVLNRGVPLWYGKQVCPDLGDVSQYKTYEQFEEAVKEQIKYVTELSSIATVITQRVHRDLAPKPLMSIMYEGCMENGKDVSSGGAMYNFGPGVVWSGLATYADSMAAIKKLVFEEKKYTLEELNTALKADFVGYEQVRTDCLNAPKYGNDDDYADLIAADLIHFTEKEHRKHKTLFSELCHGTLSISNNTPLGQLTGASANGRKAWIPLSDGISPTQGADFKGPTAIIKSVSKMANDTMNMGMVHNFKIMSGMLDTEEGENSLITLLKTASVLGNGEMQFNYLDNETLLDAQRHPEQYRDLIVRVAGYSAFFVELCQDVQDEIISRTMITKF; this is encoded by the coding sequence ATGGATATTAAAGAATTTTCAGCTAAATTGGCTGAAGCAACAAAAGAATTAAGTACAGAAGAACAGCAAGCCTTGATGAAGATGTTTGCTTCTGTATCAGATGATATTACAAAAACAGATTCAGTTGATTTAACTTTTGTAAGCGGTAATCACACAGAGATTCCAAATGGTGTTACACCTAGGTTAGAAGCGTTGAAAGAAAATTATTTAAAACAAAAACCGACTATCACAACTCATAAAGCGCGCGTCATGACCGAAATAGCTAGAGAAAATCCTGGAATGCCTAAAAATATTTTGCGTTCAAAATCATTTAAGAAAAGTTGTGAGACAGCACCATTAGTGATTCAAGACAATGAATTAATTGTTGGTGCACCAAATGGCGCACCAAGAGCTGGATCTTTTTCACCAGATATCGCATGGCGTTGGATGGAAGAAGAAATTGATACTATTTCTAGTAGACCACAGGATCCATTTTATATTTCTGATGAAGACAAACGCATCATGAAAGAAGAGTTATTTCCATTTTGGAAAGGCAAATCAATTGATGAATACTGTGAAGATCAATTTAGAGAAGCAGGTGTTTGGGAAATTTCTGGTGAATCATTTGTATCAGATTGCTCTTATCACGCATTAAACGGTGGGGGAGATTCTAATCCTGGTTATGATGTCATCTTAATGAAAAAAGGGATGCTTGATGTTCAAAAAGAAGCGCAAGAACAATTAGATAAATTAAGTTATGACAATCCTGGAGATATCGAAAAAATTTATTTCTATAAATCAATCATTGAAACAGCTGAAGGCGTAATGATTTACGCTCGCCGCTTGTCAGAATACGCAGCACAACTTGCAGCAAAAGAAACGAATCCACAACGTAAAAAAGAATTACAAAAAATTTCAGAAATTAATGCGAGAGTACCAGCTCATAAACCTGAAACATTCTGGGAAGCAATTCAAGCCGTTTGGACCATTGAATCTCTACTTGTTGTAGAAGAAAATCAAACAGGTATGTCAATTGGTCGAGTGGATCAATACATGTACCCATTCTTTAAAAATGATATCGAAACAGGTCGAATGAGTGAATATGAGGCATTCGAATTAGCGGGTTGTATGTTAATTAAAATGTCAGAAATGATGTGGATAACAAGTGAAGGTGGTTCTAAATTCTTTGCTGGTTATCAACCATTTGTCAATATGTGCGTGGGCGGAGTAACTCGTGAAGGCTACGACGCAACCAATGATTTAACTTATTTATTAATGGATGCTGTGAGACATGTAAAAGTGTACCAACCATCATTAGCTTGTCGTATTCATAATCGCTCACCTCGAGAATACTTGAAAAAAATTGTGGATGTTGTTCGTGCTGGAATTGGGTTCCCTGCCTGTCATTTTGATGACACACATATCAAGATGATGTTAGCTAAAGGTGTATCGATTGAAGATGCACGTGATTACTGTTTGATGGGTTGTGTCGAACCGCAAAAAGCAGGAAGACTTTATCAATGGACTTCTACAGCTTATACACAATGGCCAATTTGTATTGAATTAGTATTAAATAGAGGCGTTCCTTTATGGTATGGTAAACAAGTTTGTCCAGATTTAGGCGATGTATCACAATATAAAACATATGAACAATTTGAAGAAGCTGTTAAAGAGCAAATCAAATATGTGACAGAATTATCATCCATCGCAACGGTTATCACTCAACGTGTTCACCGAGATTTAGCACCAAAACCGTTAATGTCAATCATGTATGAAGGTTGTATGGAAAATGGAAAAGATGTATCAAGTGGTGGGGCGATGTATAACTTTGGTCCTGGTGTGGTTTGGTCAGGATTGGCAACGTATGCAGATTCAATGGCAGCTATTAAAAAATTAGTCTTTGAAGAGAAAAAATACACACTTGAAGAACTAAATACAGCACTAAAAGCAGACTTTGTTGGTTATGAACAAGTTAGAACAGATTGCTTAAATGCACCAAAATATGGAAATGATGATGACTATGCAGATTTAATTGCAGCAGATCTTATTCACTTTACAGAAAAAGAACATCGTAAACACAAAACATTATTCTCAGAATTATGTCACGGAACGTTATCTATTTCAAACAACACACCTTTAGGTCAGTTGACAGGAGCATCTGCCAATGGTCGTAAAGCATGGATTCCATTATCAGATGGTATCAGCCCAACACAAGGAGCAGACTTCAAGGGACCTACAGCGATTATTAAATCTGTTTCTAAAATGGCCAATGACACAATGAATATGGGAATGGTTCACAACTTTAAAATTATGTCAGGTATGTTAGATACAGAAGAAGGCGAAAATAGTTTAATTACATTACTTAAAACAGCGAGCGTGTTAGGAAATGGCGAAATGCAATTTAACTACCTTGATAATGAAACCCTTCTAGATGCACAAAGACATCCAGAACAATACCGTGATTTGATTGTTCGTGTGGCAGGATATAGTGCATTCTTCGTTGAATTATGTCAAGACGTTCAAGATGAGATTATCAGCCGTACAATGATAACAAAATTTTAG
- the cutD gene encoding choline TMA-lyase-activating enzyme: protein MIDSVERQVMVFNIQKYSLYDGPGIRTIVFFKGCPLRCQWCANPEGLERKFQVMYKESICSDCHACVDACPVGIHYIDEKGNHQVNRDIACTGCQECVAVCPMSALNITGEIRSISEVMEIIHEDDEFYEQSGGGVTLSGGECTAQPEAALALLQACKTDGINTAIETCGHSRMDRLMAIADYVDLFLYDLKHMDPVKHNKLTGISNERILENLKQLLEDGHDVHIRMPMLKMINDSKPEIEQIINFLLPYKDYPNFKGIDLLPYHKLGVNKYGQLGMEYPVDGDPSLTDAELDQIESWIKEYDFFVKVVRH, encoded by the coding sequence TTGATAGATTCAGTCGAAAGACAGGTTATGGTTTTTAATATCCAAAAATATAGTCTTTATGATGGACCTGGTATTCGGACGATTGTATTTTTTAAAGGCTGCCCTTTAAGATGTCAATGGTGTGCTAATCCAGAAGGGTTAGAACGAAAATTTCAAGTCATGTATAAAGAAAGTATTTGTAGTGATTGCCATGCTTGTGTGGATGCTTGCCCAGTTGGAATTCATTATATTGATGAAAAAGGAAATCACCAAGTAAATCGTGATATTGCGTGTACAGGATGTCAAGAATGTGTGGCAGTTTGTCCAATGTCTGCGTTGAATATAACAGGTGAGATTCGCTCTATTTCTGAAGTAATGGAAATCATTCATGAAGATGATGAGTTTTATGAACAATCTGGTGGCGGTGTGACATTGAGTGGTGGTGAGTGTACTGCTCAACCAGAAGCAGCACTTGCGTTATTACAAGCATGTAAGACAGACGGCATTAATACAGCAATCGAAACATGTGGACACTCACGAATGGATCGATTGATGGCAATTGCTGATTATGTGGATTTATTTTTATATGATTTAAAACATATGGATCCAGTGAAACATAATAAACTAACAGGTATTAGCAATGAACGAATTTTAGAAAATCTAAAACAATTATTAGAAGATGGGCATGATGTTCATATTAGAATGCCAATGTTGAAAATGATTAATGATAGTAAACCAGAAATTGAGCAGATTATTAATTTCTTATTACCTTACAAAGATTATCCTAACTTCAAAGGCATTGATTTATTACCATACCATAAATTAGGTGTGAATAAATATGGCCAATTAGGTATGGAATATCCAGTAGACGGCGATCCATCATTAACTGATGCGGAGTTAGACCAAATTGAAAGTTGGATTAAAGAGTATGATTTCTTTGTAAAAGTGGTCCGACATTAA
- a CDS encoding BMC domain-containing protein: MLDDTVKRVIEESVPGKQVTLAHVIASPIEEIYESLGIENEGAIGILTISPFETAIIAADIAGKSADVQVGFLDRFTGSVLISGDVQSVEEALQTVVNTLKQTLNYEVVKVTRT; this comes from the coding sequence TTGTTAGATGATACGGTTAAACGAGTAATAGAAGAATCTGTCCCAGGAAAACAAGTCACCTTAGCTCATGTGATAGCTTCTCCCATAGAAGAAATTTATGAGTCTCTAGGTATTGAAAATGAAGGAGCCATTGGTATTTTGACTATTTCTCCTTTTGAAACAGCAATTATCGCAGCAGATATTGCAGGAAAAAGTGCCGATGTACAAGTTGGGTTTTTGGATCGTTTTACAGGATCTGTCTTGATTTCTGGAGATGTTCAAAGTGTAGAGGAAGCTTTGCAAACAGTGGTCAATACACTGAAGCAAACATTGAACTATGAAGTTGTTAAGGTGACACGAACATGA
- a CDS encoding EutP/PduV family microcompartment system protein: MKKRVLIIGPKNSGTRVIAQGIEQSQTPIKKVANVLYTDKTIIVPNTYLESPWMHKHIIALQQSASYALFLVPIQCKKISYPPNFSKVFRVPVMGIITSVGDEFSKKEQQYARTVIEKIGLSSNWCQLNLETEFDLEDMIQIHSKK, translated from the coding sequence ATGAAAAAACGTGTGCTTATTATAGGACCTAAAAATAGTGGGACAAGAGTGATTGCTCAAGGGATTGAACAATCACAAACACCGATAAAAAAAGTAGCTAATGTATTATATACCGATAAAACGATTATTGTACCTAATACTTATTTAGAAAGTCCGTGGATGCATAAGCACATTATTGCATTGCAACAATCAGCTAGCTACGCATTATTCTTAGTCCCTATACAATGTAAGAAAATAAGTTACCCACCTAATTTTTCAAAGGTTTTTCGCGTACCAGTTATGGGGATTATCACAAGTGTGGGTGATGAGTTTTCAAAAAAAGAACAACAATATGCTAGAACCGTGATTGAAAAAATAGGGTTGTCATCAAACTGGTGTCAGCTTAATTTAGAAACAGAATTTGATTTAGAAGACATGATTCAAATACATAGTAAAAAATAA
- a CDS encoding 1-propanol dehydrogenase PduQ yields MLNEFQVATHIISGTDSLSELQNLSLKKVLIVCDPYMVNSGKVEIMTSLFVESGVEYTIFSDISPDPTIDIVTKGLVSTLSFEPDSIVALGGGSAMDAAKAIRYIYQMIKQTLDVSLVCIPTTSGTGSEVTSFSVISDPSTDSKYALVDKKMIPNVAILDPKIVLTVPKNITADTGIDVFTHCIEALASTKANDFTDANSEKAIKIIWNDLVKAYNDGDNLIVREMIHNASCLAGIAFNEASLGICHSLAHALGGKFHIPHGRANALLLPHVIAYNAELDNDFETSNLETYYQIANVLGVRSGTKKSTVYAFISKLQRLMKQLDLPQTIEEFEIDKDDFISAIPEMAQKAMKDQCTITNPRQPQQADLENIYSKLLRGGY; encoded by the coding sequence TTGTTAAATGAATTTCAAGTCGCAACCCATATTATTTCAGGAACAGATTCTTTAAGTGAATTACAAAATCTTTCCTTAAAAAAAGTATTAATAGTGTGTGATCCTTACATGGTAAACAGTGGAAAAGTAGAAATAATGACGAGCCTGTTTGTGGAAAGTGGTGTCGAATACACGATTTTTTCAGATATATCTCCAGATCCAACGATTGATATTGTAACAAAAGGATTGGTCTCTACGTTATCTTTCGAGCCAGATAGTATCGTTGCTCTTGGTGGAGGTTCTGCAATGGATGCAGCCAAAGCCATTCGTTATATTTATCAAATGATTAAGCAAACACTTGATGTATCACTGGTTTGTATTCCAACAACAAGTGGAACTGGGAGCGAAGTCACATCATTTTCAGTGATATCTGATCCATCAACGGATAGTAAGTATGCGTTAGTAGATAAAAAAATGATTCCAAACGTTGCCATATTAGATCCAAAAATTGTGTTAACAGTCCCTAAAAACATTACGGCAGATACTGGTATTGATGTGTTTACTCATTGTATTGAAGCTTTAGCCTCAACTAAAGCAAATGACTTTACCGATGCCAATAGTGAAAAAGCAATCAAGATTATTTGGAATGATTTAGTTAAGGCATACAATGATGGAGATAACTTAATCGTAAGAGAGATGATTCATAATGCCTCTTGTTTAGCTGGAATTGCATTTAATGAAGCCTCTTTAGGAATATGTCATAGTTTAGCTCATGCTTTAGGTGGAAAATTTCATATCCCACATGGACGAGCGAATGCGCTGTTATTACCTCATGTTATTGCTTATAACGCAGAACTTGATAATGATTTTGAAACATCTAATTTAGAGACGTACTATCAAATAGCAAATGTTTTAGGGGTACGATCTGGTACGAAAAAATCTACAGTCTATGCTTTTATTTCTAAACTACAACGGTTAATGAAACAACTAGACTTACCTCAAACTATTGAAGAATTTGAGATTGATAAAGATGATTTTATCTCAGCTATTCCTGAGATGGCTCAAAAAGCAATGAAAGACCAATGCACGATAACCAATCCTAGACAACCTCAGCAAGCTGATTTAGAAAATATCTATAGTAAATTGTTGAGAGGTGGGTATTAA
- the eutJ gene encoding ethanolamine utilization protein EutJ has translation MTNEMTLHCNKFIETFETVIKTPKKSKSDIYYTGVDLGTACIVLVVLDSDYQPVAGAYQYANVVRDGMVVDYVGAVDIVSELKQDLEKKLGTTLVYAAASLPPGTDDLDGGAIKNVVQSAGFELTKVLDEPTAANQLLNITDGAVVDIGGGTTGIAILENGKVVKVADEATGGTHLSLVIAGNYKFNFEQADKYKRNEAHHDELLIVVKPVIQKIASIISNQINGYKVNAIYLVGGTACLKGIETIIEKETGIKTIKPINPMFVTPIGIALSCTNQVM, from the coding sequence ATGACAAACGAAATGACATTACATTGTAATAAGTTTATCGAAACATTTGAAACGGTTATTAAAACACCTAAAAAAAGTAAGTCTGACATCTATTATACAGGAGTCGATTTAGGAACGGCTTGCATAGTTTTGGTGGTTTTAGATAGTGACTATCAGCCTGTTGCAGGTGCTTATCAATACGCCAATGTTGTAAGAGATGGAATGGTAGTTGACTATGTAGGTGCTGTAGATATCGTCAGTGAATTAAAACAAGATTTAGAAAAAAAACTTGGAACCACACTTGTTTATGCAGCAGCATCACTACCACCAGGAACAGATGATTTAGATGGTGGTGCGATTAAAAATGTGGTTCAAAGTGCAGGGTTTGAATTAACCAAGGTATTAGATGAGCCAACAGCTGCCAATCAGTTATTAAATATAACTGATGGCGCTGTGGTTGATATTGGTGGAGGAACAACTGGAATTGCTATTTTAGAAAATGGAAAAGTAGTGAAAGTAGCCGATGAAGCAACAGGTGGAACACATTTATCACTTGTGATTGCTGGGAATTATAAATTTAATTTTGAACAAGCCGATAAATACAAACGAAATGAAGCGCATCATGATGAATTACTGATCGTGGTAAAACCTGTTATTCAAAAAATAGCATCCATTATTTCAAATCAAATTAATGGTTATAAAGTTAATGCTATCTATCTTGTAGGAGGTACTGCTTGCTTAAAAGGAATCGAGACAATTATTGAAAAAGAAACAGGGATAAAAACAATTAAGCCCATTAATCCTATGTTTGTAACACCCATAGGAATTGCGTTGAGTTGTACTAATCAAGTTATGTAA
- a CDS encoding BMC domain protein: MDCRIIKSPGENTMAILNRRKSSKEKLEKPGAVGLVQGKLIEMVCATDVAEKAVGVTIEDIRGSCPQNMILLAIFGDTASVVAAIDEIKRREKNNEW, from the coding sequence ATGGATTGTCGAATTATTAAATCACCAGGTGAGAACACAATGGCTATTTTAAATAGACGAAAAAGTTCAAAAGAAAAATTAGAAAAACCAGGCGCTGTCGGTTTAGTACAAGGAAAATTGATTGAGATGGTTTGCGCCACAGATGTGGCTGAAAAAGCAGTTGGCGTGACGATTGAAGACATTCGTGGAAGTTGTCCTCAAAACATGATTTTATTAGCTATATTTGGTGATACAGCCTCCGTTGTCGCTGCGATTGATGAGATTAAACGAAGAGAGAAGAATAACGAATGGTAA
- a CDS encoding EutN/CcmL family microcompartment protein: MVTATLIDNIWATRKSDKLQGLKLMLAQINGGVKDGEIMVVCDVIGAGIGDRVIIATGTAARRMLEDDLIPVDAAVIGIIDESCESV, from the coding sequence ATGGTAACGGCAACCTTAATAGATAATATATGGGCAACACGCAAATCGGATAAGTTACAAGGACTTAAGTTAATGCTCGCTCAAATTAATGGAGGCGTTAAAGACGGTGAGATAATGGTTGTATGTGATGTTATTGGAGCTGGAATTGGTGATCGAGTTATTATTGCAACAGGGACAGCAGCTAGACGTATGTTAGAAGATGATTTGATTCCTGTTGATGCAGCAGTCATTGGTATTATCGATGAAAGCTGTGAGTCTGTATAA
- a CDS encoding BMC domain-containing protein: MNDSLGMIETKGLLATIVASDTMLKSADIHLVGVTKVGGGLTSILIKGDVSAVTTAVSAAESNLSYLSLDSLVSSHVIARTEVDTHFFIDEKEPVVIDSENIEEVIDNDGFISEDELMTPLEIEEKIENTLDLAFLELEQITYQNKEELVSQLTQMKVVDLRKLAKHQIDFSIARKELYKTSKEKLVEALSEFLINNE; the protein is encoded by the coding sequence ATGAATGACTCTCTTGGAATGATTGAAACAAAAGGTCTTTTGGCAACTATTGTGGCATCAGACACGATGTTAAAGTCAGCTGACATTCATCTAGTTGGCGTGACAAAAGTAGGTGGTGGGTTAACCTCTATTTTAATTAAGGGTGATGTTTCGGCAGTAACCACAGCTGTGAGTGCTGCTGAATCGAATCTTTCATATTTATCACTTGATTCATTAGTTTCATCTCATGTGATAGCTAGGACAGAAGTGGATACTCACTTTTTTATAGATGAGAAAGAGCCTGTTGTAATCGATAGTGAGAATATCGAAGAAGTGATAGATAATGATGGATTCATTAGTGAAGATGAGTTGATGACACCTTTAGAGATTGAAGAAAAAATAGAAAACACATTAGATCTTGCCTTTTTAGAATTAGAGCAGATTACTTACCAAAATAAAGAGGAGCTAGTCAGTCAATTGACTCAAATGAAAGTAGTCGATTTGAGAAAACTAGCCAAACATCAAATAGATTTTAGTATCGCTAGAAAAGAACTTTATAAAACAAGCAAAGAAAAATTAGTTGAGGCATTAAGTGAGTTTTTAATAAACAATGAATAG